One segment of Paraburkholderia sp. PREW-6R DNA contains the following:
- a CDS encoding XRE family transcriptional regulator yields MASSGTRDTAANAAPVPATASRAVALPSTAAPPRVGEQIQRLRAERRMTLDDLSRAAGVSKSMLSEIERDKANPTIAVAWRLTNALGVSLDSLFAPQKTPEAIAVSGPHEIPTLNGHEARYQLRVWGPIELAGKFEWYELTLQPGGALVSNAHEPGTREHLTVLQGSIEIEAAGTKKRLKAADTARYVADEPHAIRNAGKGDAKALLVVIHG; encoded by the coding sequence ATGGCAAGCTCGGGCACCCGCGACACTGCGGCGAATGCGGCGCCGGTTCCAGCAACCGCGTCTCGCGCCGTGGCGCTTCCGTCGACAGCGGCTCCGCCGCGTGTCGGCGAACAGATTCAGCGCTTGCGTGCAGAGCGGCGTATGACGCTCGACGATCTGTCGAGAGCGGCCGGCGTATCGAAGTCCATGTTGTCGGAGATCGAGCGCGACAAGGCCAACCCGACGATCGCGGTCGCGTGGCGTTTGACCAATGCGCTCGGCGTCAGCCTCGATTCGCTGTTCGCGCCGCAAAAAACGCCCGAAGCCATTGCGGTTTCCGGCCCGCACGAAATCCCGACATTGAACGGGCATGAGGCCAGATACCAGTTGCGTGTCTGGGGGCCTATCGAGCTGGCCGGCAAGTTCGAGTGGTACGAACTGACGCTGCAGCCAGGCGGAGCGCTCGTGTCAAACGCGCACGAGCCCGGCACGCGCGAGCACTTGACCGTGCTGCAAGGATCGATTGAAATCGAAGCGGCGGGAACGAAGAAGCGGCTGAAGGCGGCGGATACCGCACGGTACGTCGCCGACGAGCCGCATGCCATACGCAATGCAGGAAAGGGCGACGCGAAAGCATTGCTTGTCGTGATCCACGGCTGA